A single Drosophila ananassae strain 14024-0371.13 chromosome 3L, ASM1763931v2, whole genome shotgun sequence DNA region contains:
- the LOC123257255 gene encoding protein late bloomer-like, with protein MSQYQEKFHCCGIIGLIDYRDAKLPLPKSCFSQNHTVFLEGCLAKLKDFYNGGIEILMIAGWIFFGLQTLAYVGASFSSLAFKIEQRRTRNIIGTNSERERLLN; from the exons ATGTCCCAGTACCAGGAAAAA tttCATTGTTGCGGTATTATTGGTCTCATTGATTATCGAGACGCCAAACTGCCTTTGCCCAAAAGCTGCTTCTCCCAAAACCATACGGTTTTCCTGGAGGGCTGCTTAGCAAAGTTGAAAGATTTCTACAATGGAGGAATAGAAATATTGATGATTGCTGGATGGATATTCTTCGGTCTTCAG aCGCTGGCATATGTGGGTGCCTCTTTCTCGAGTTTGGCTTTCAAAATTGAGCAACGTAGGACCCGAAATATCATTGGTACAAATTCCGAAAGGGAGAGATTATTAAACTAA
- the LOC6495540 gene encoding dynein light chain Tctex-type protein 2B has protein sequence MTSWNTMKTRITASVRTTNRMNALLSESMLSRRRAAQNPEGEAAAAEGGEVRKEKPKNDWKFFHTNFNMERAHKIIEDCIEERLLWDRFSRNYDSWRALQLVEGLAAEIRDRVKKLNHRRHRIVCLLSIVEKQNQGVYQRMCHLMDEKRDNFTQLVFERPTYFMIVVLYLVYKD, from the exons ATGACCAGCTGGAATACCATGAAAACGCG GATAACCGCATCAGTGCGGACAACCAACCGCATGAATGCCCTGCTGTCGGAATCCATGCTTAGCAGGCGGCGGGCTGCCCAAAATCCTGAGGGGGAAGCCGCCGCCGCCGAAGGTGGGGAGGTCCGCAAGGAGAAACCGAAGAACGACTGGAAGTTTTTCCACACCAACTTCAACATGGAGAGGGCTCACAAGATCATCGAGGATTGTATTGAGGAGAGGCTTTTATGGGATCGGTTTAGTCGCAATTACGACTCCTGGCGGGCGCTGCAGCTCGTCGAAGGACTTGCGGCAGAAATTCGAGACCGGGTCAAGAAACTAAATCATAGGAG GCACCGCATCGTCTGCCTGCTGTCGATTGTGGAGAAGCAGAACCAGGGCGTCTACCAGCGGATGTGCCACCTGATGGACGAGAAGCGGGACAATTTCACTCAGCTGGTTTTTGAGCGGCCCACGTATTTCATGATTGTGGTCTTGTATTTGGTCTACAAAGACTAG